A single window of Zea mays cultivar B73 chromosome 10, Zm-B73-REFERENCE-NAM-5.0, whole genome shotgun sequence DNA harbors:
- the LOC103641227 gene encoding uncharacterized protein has product MAMRESLRDVGLTYDGSSRGSGIVIGATSGSRVSNSVVGNYGQTSGSRSGSSTKQSSLRSFYLGPSSSKAPFDIDLARSRAPSQPRVDIMLCRDSKLKLWKALSKWFHANDIPGRKADCPYFRSAMKLAQQLGEVPLPKGKDIDGQLLDMNYNDLEAHMESFKEDWSRYGVTIMCDSWTGPTMMCIINFMIFCNGRMFFHKSVNATGEVQNAEFIYDCIKEVVVDDVGAKFVIQIVTDNGSNYKKACKQLIAEHPHITWRPCAAHTVNLMLKDIGKFDDVANVVDSAKRICRFFYKHNRLHAMMREKIGGELIRWNATRFGTVFMCLQSFWDRQDQLKAWMISAEWRNSQLRNEEDHSFAYDCLTDRIWWDDMELVLNAVGPIFFVLRYADQQKNATLSGFLPKMIQAYNDISAKLKKSERGKGGLLKRTAEVISKRIRYLLNETLMLAGAALDPQELYRSNLAKKSSCQLAVTLAIKKLATSTKEAAAAIDQFSRFIEKKGLFGDPEAKWSALNGKPDAAKWWGSYGGQCPELQRIARRIVSQCISSSGCERSWSTFALVHTKLRNKLGFEKLHKLVKVHYNLKLQIEQFEADFQSLQEKDSDPCSMLMDVALYDDQNPIMDWLNNSMSDSAPTLDEYDDSDLDWSTPSSFVTESLQMGIEEVAGFKRDLYMGKKVVKTNRECNGMEKMLKVPQKTMKLILHKNKAAQFMLSQVTVVPMMKVMAIMMLVPMEVVALGLLMVLPKVRDMGNQLLCVQDQQEKGSQLSRALLNYKCVVWLQGKELDMAMLH; this is encoded by the exons ATGGCAATGAGGGAATCACTTAGGGATGTTGGATTGACCTATGATGGTAGCTCAAGGGGTAGTGGTATTGTTATTGGGGCTACAAGTGGTAGCAGAGTATCCAATAGTGTGGTTGGAAATTATGGCCAGACAAGTGGCAGTAGGTCTGGTAGCTCAACTAAACAAAGTTCACTTCGTAGTTTCTACCTTGGCCCAAGTTCTTCAAAAGCTCCTTTTGACATAGATTTGGCACGTAGTAGAGCACCCTCACAGCCTCGGGTGGATATCATGCTGTGTCGGGATTCTAAGCTGAAGCTCTGGAAAGCTTTATCAAAATGGTTCCATGCCAATGACATACCTGGTAGGAAAGCTGATTGTCCCTATTTTAGGTCTGCAATGAAATTGGCTCAACAACTTGGGGAAGTGCCTCTCCCAAAAGGAAAAGATATAGATGGTCAACTATTAGATATGAACTACAATGATTTGGAAGCTCACATGGAATCTTTTAAGGAAGATTGGAGTCGATATGGGGTAACCATCATGTGTGATTCATGGACGGGTCCTACAATGATGTGTATAATTAACTTCATGATCTTTTGCAATGGTCGCATGTTTTTCCACAAGTCTGTGAACGCAACCGGGGAAGTCCAAAATGCAGAATTTATTTATGATTGTATTAAAGAGGTTGTGGTCGATGATGTTGGGGCTAAATTTGTCATTCAGATAGTGACAGATAATGGTTCTAATTACAAGAAAGCATGCAAACAGCTCATAGCCGAGCATCCACACATTACTTGGCGACCATGTGCTGCTCATACTGTTAATTTGATGCTGAAGGACATAGGAAAATTTGATGATGTTGCAAATGTAGTGGACAGTGCAAAGCGTATATGTAGGTTCTTCTATAAACATAATAGGCTGCATGCTATGATGAGGGAGAAGATTGGTGGGGAGCTAATTCGTTGGAATGCCACTAGGTTTGGCACAGTGTTTATGTGCTTGCAGAGTTTTTGGGATAGGCAGGACCAGTTGAAGGCATGGATGATCTCTGCTGAGTGGAGAAATAGTCAATTGAGAAATGAGGAAGACCATTCATTTGCATATGATTGCCTAACAGATAGGATTTGGTGGGATGATATGGAATTGGTGTTGAATGCTGTTGGACCAATCTTCTTTGTTCTTCGATATGCTGACCAGCAAAAGAATGCTACCTTATCTGGCTTTCTTCCAAAGATGATACAAGCATATAATGATATAAGTGCAAAATTAAAAAAAAGTGAACGTGGTAAAGGAGGTCTACTTAAGAGGACAGCTGAAGTAATCAGTAAGAGAATTAGATATCTTCTCAATGAAACACTTATGCTTGCAG GTGCTGCACTTGATCCTCAAGAGCTATATAGGTCAAATCTTGCAAAGAAATCAAGTTGTCAATTGGCTGTGACTTTGGCAATTAAGAAACTTGCCACCTCAActaaagaagctgcagctgcaatTGACCAGTTTTCTAGGTTCATTGAAAAGAAAGGACTATTTGGAGATCCAGAAGCTAAGTGGTCAGCACTTAATGGCAAACCAGATGCAG CCAAGTGGTGGGGTTCATATGGAGGGCAATGCCCTGAATTACAAAGGATTGCAAGACGCATTGTCTCTCAATGCATATCATCTAGTGGATGTGAAAGAAGTTGGAGCACCTTTGCTCTAGTTCACACAAAATTAAGAAATAAGCTAGGCTTtgagaagctgcacaagttggtgAAAGTGCATTATAACCTGAAGTTACAGATCGAACAATTTGAAGCTGATTTTCAAAGCCTTCAAGAAAAGGATTCTGATCCATGTAGTATGCTGATGGATGTTGCTCTTTATGATGACCAAAACCCAATCATGGATTGGCTAAACAATTCTATGAGTGATTCTGCACCAACTCTGGATGAATATGATGATAGTGATCTTGATTGGAGCACACCTAGCAGTTTTGTCACTGAAAGTTTACAAATGGGCATAGAAGAGGTGGCTGGATTTAAGAGAGACCTTTATATGGGAAAAAAGGTTGTAAAAACAAACAGAGAATGCAATGGGATGGAGAAGATGCTGAAGGTACCGCAAAAGACTATGAAACTGATTCTTCACAAGAACAAGGCAGCCCAATTTATGCTGAGTCAGGTGACAGTAGTTCCAATGATGAAGGTGATG GCAATAATGATGTTGGTGCCGATGGAAGTGGTGGCACTAGGGCTGCTGATGGTCCTGCCAAAG GTTCGAGACATGGGGAACCAACTCCTTTGCGTCCAAGATCAACAAGAAAAAGGAAGCCAACTCTCAAGAGCATTACTGAATTATAAATG TGTTGTATGGCTCCAAGGAAAAGAACTGGATATGGCAATGCTTCACTGA